TATGGTGGTCCCCTGTATCACCGGCAGGGCGTTCAACGACGATCAGGTCAACCGGCTTATTCCCCGCCGTGGGGCCGGGGACGACCGGGGCCAGATGGGTGTGGCTGTCATACAGATAGGGCACGATAATCGGCCGGTCGCGGGGTATGGCGGCGTTGACATCCATGCCGTTGATGCGGGCCAGATCGGCCGCAATGATGGCCGTCTCGGCATCCGGGCGGACATATTCGCGGCCCACACTCTTGGCGATTTTTTCAAAACTGGTCGTGGTGTCCTTGTCGCTGATGAACACAAAATCCTGTGCAGGTTTTGTATGGATTTCCTGTCCAACCGCCACGGGAATGTGCAGGGTTTGGCCCGTGAATACGGGCAGTTTACCCGTATTCTGCGCGATGATGGCGGTGCGGCTGTCCGCCGTATCGCGTGCGCCCATGATGGGGGCAAAACGTTCGGCCAGTGTGTCCAGCGTGTCGCCGGGCTGAACCGTATATGCAAACGGTTTGAGTGGCAGGACGACAGAAAAATCCAGCACCTTGGCCCCGTTATCATGCAGCAAATCCATCGTGATGGTGGTGGCGGTGCGCGCGGCATGGGTCGCGGACGGGGTGCTGTAATGCAGGCGATAATATGTGGCGTAGTCAATCAGCCCGGCGCGCCAGAACTCCTCGGCACTGGCCAGATTGTGAATGATGTCGGTCATGCGGGTGCCGGCCTGAATTTTTATGGTCTCTTCCGCATCGCTCAGGCTCAGCCCGCGATCCAGCAACCGTTTCATCATTTTCAAGCTCAGGCGCAGGTCGGATCGTGATTGATCCTGCGCGTCAATCACGGCTTTGACGGCATGGTCCATCGGGCTGCGTCCGCCGACATCCTGTGATTTGATGTCAGCTCCGCGCTCCATCATGAAATCAAACAACTCCGTTGATTCCAACAGGCGCGACACCTGAAACATGGCGCTGAATGCGGTGGAGTAGGCCTCTTCGCCGATCATCAGGGAGCCGTAGCTGTTGTGATTGATGTCGCCGCCATCGTTCATCAGTTTTTTGATCAGGGCGATATTGCCCCGGACATGCAGATCGTTTTTGGGGTTGTATGATGGGTTGGCATTTTTCTGCGTCAGCAAAAACTGCCCCAAAATCCCAACTTCGCGGGCCAGGTCGTAATTTAATTTGAACTGTTTCTGGGCGGCGTCCGATTGTGTGGCCAAGCTTTGCGTTTTGGCTGTCGCATCGGCTTCTTCTATCGCCGGATGGGCGACGCTGTTGAAAGACAGGGTGAGGGCCAGCGCGCTCAGGCTGGCGGAGGCAACGATTTTGCGAATATGGCTACGGTTCATTTTTAAAATCCACCTGGAAAGGCTGGTTTGGCACCCGGCGTTTCGGGCAGGGCCTTGTGAATATTGACAGGTTGGGCGTCGCCCGTGACGGTGTTCATCTGCATGGTTTTTAACGGCGCCGGCAGGGTCCCGTTTCCACGCAGATAATCACGCAATGCGGCGATGGAATTGCCCGGGGCGTGGCCGTTAAAGACGATTCCCGCCTGCGGGGCCAGCGGTTGCGTAGTGCGCAGTTCAAACACATCCCCGACCTTCACATCTTCATAGGCAAAGGCGAAGGTGGATAAAACATCCGTGTATGTCCGGGGCAACAGCATTTCAAACCCGGCCGGGGTGCGCACGACCACGTCGCTGTGCGCGTTCTGGAACTGCGGTAACAGGAATGTCAGCTTGCCCAGTGTCATATCCGTCGGGACCGGGATGCGGTATATGTATTCAGACACGCCGTTTGCATCGGATGTGGTGAACGCATTTTTGATCGTGACACGCTGGTGCGATACCATGTTGGCGGTCAGGTTAAATTGTGCCTTTAACGACAATGTTTTTTGCAGGGCTTGGTGCCATGATTGCGGCTCCAGCACACCCGCGCCGCAGCGTTCATGGCGCGGCAATCCGCCGCCATTGGTGGTATAAAGTGCGGGTACGCTGTTCAATGTGGCCAGGGTCGGCGGCAATGACGCTGTGTATTTTCCGATATTTTCAACATCCAGAACATCACGGTCCGCGCTCATCAATCCGGCGGCCATGATTTCTTCAAAGCTTAAGCGGTCGCCATACCATTCGGCGAACTGGCGATATTGGGCGGCGGTGGACGGGGTGGAAAACGACGTGCCCGTCATAATTTCCCCACGGAAATTCGGTACGCGCGCGCATACATCGGCCCCGTACGAACTGTAATGGGTCATGACGTGCATTTTAACGCCGGGGGCCGTGTTTTTTGTTTTTGCGATCGCGCTGGCCCCGATCAATACGGCACGCGGTGAATGGGTCAGGGTATATCCCTGCATATACCGCCCAGCCCCATAGCTGTACCAGTAATTGCCCGCGGCGTTGAAAATAATGGGTTTTGACTGGTTCAGCGGGTCCAGCATCATGGCAATGGATTCGACATTGCGGTCATTCGCGGTGCGGGCCTGTCGCGCGTCATTGGCTGCGTTTTCCTTGATTGCGGTGCCCATGGAATGGGTGAAAACCATGCGGTTGTTGGGTGAATCGGCGGCATCGTTGCGCGTATTGGCGCTGAACAACGCGCGCAAGGCATCCGGAATTTGTGCGCTTGGGTAATCGATGGGCAGGGTTTCAATCGTGTGAATGCGATTCATGTCCGCTGCCGGATTCAGGCCATAGGTCGTGCCCGCAGCGATTCTGTAGGTATCGCGGTGGTGCGCGTCTTCGACCTTGATGGGTAGGGGG
The genomic region above belongs to Micavibrio aeruginosavorus EPB and contains:
- a CDS encoding ankyrin repeat domain-containing protein, producing MATVQKRARLLAAAGLGFATLLGAFNAAAISPINDNLDRPQTPDPASLPVSPPPLSVVIDPLYHLNNDLVAEMRALGRLIEERSGSITNYNPATDDYIRINIDTIKSLLDRGANPNFRIEKGMRVGKTSVSSPLFAAIQLSAMMMTTEILDHVLSKNPDLQAIDADGWSVMDYAVSNLQDAQLVSREKVEAALRIVQTLEARGLTLNDTRERLKGVAQRDYAATAKNLFGLSVLRDHGLVPDDVYRKIITGSDAARDALLNADTITPALLQEYGAQTPDFTDSRPGGPFRVTITADDTLDTIVTRFASVMGAIDLDHARTLITQANDTPLSAGHTVNIPLPPGREIGTISVYSTGATFKLLAEGNATHYYRPGASIKTIAAELAAMNNLPIDTKLESGQKILFPYTNDSHTHVKLIQPDPSAARNPVDLFVIEGNPLPIKVEDAHHRDTYRIAAGTTYGLNPAADMNRIHTIETLPIDYPSAQIPDALRALFSANTRNDAADSPNNRMVFTHSMGTAIKENAANDARQARTANDRNVESIAMMLDPLNQSKPIIFNAAGNYWYSYGAGRYMQGYTLTHSPRAVLIGASAIAKTKNTAPGVKMHVMTHYSSYGADVCARVPNFRGEIMTGTSFSTPSTAAQYRQFAEWYGDRLSFEEIMAAGLMSADRDVLDVENIGKYTASLPPTLATLNSVPALYTTNGGGLPRHERCGAGVLEPQSWHQALQKTLSLKAQFNLTANMVSHQRVTIKNAFTTSDANGVSEYIYRIPVPTDMTLGKLTFLLPQFQNAHSDVVVRTPAGFEMLLPRTYTDVLSTFAFAYEDVKVGDVFELRTTQPLAPQAGIVFNGHAPGNSIAALRDYLRGNGTLPAPLKTMQMNTVTGDAQPVNIHKALPETPGAKPAFPGGF